The window GGCGTCTACCAGCAGATACGCCTCTCCTGCCCGGACTACGACGTCCTGGGCCTCGCCGTCCCCGGCGTCCCCGGCCTCGCCCACTTCGGGCACACCGGCAGCGCCGCCTGGGCGATCACCAACGCGATGGCCGACTACCAGGACCTGTACGTCGAGCAGTTGCGCCGCGGCGCGGACTCCGCCGTCGAGGCGCTCGGCCCGGACGGCGTCTGGGAGTCCGTCACCCGCCACACCGAGACCATCAGCGTGGCCGGCGGCGACGACGTCGAGGTGGAGATCCTCGAGACCGCCCGCGGCCCCGTGATCATCCACGCGGACGGCGAGCCCGGCGCCAACCCAGGCGGCGACCCCGCTGCCGAAGCCGACGGCAGCACGCAGACCCTCTCCCTGCGCTACCCGCCCCGGGTCCGCCGGGACCTCGGCTTCGCCGCCCTCCCCGCCCTCCTGCGCGCCCGCACCGTCGCCGACATCGACCGCGCCCTCGACGGCTGGGCCGAGCCGGTCAACGTCGTCCACGCCGCCGACACCGCAGGCGGCCTGCTGCACCGCGTCGCGGGCGCCGTGCCGCTGCGCCACCGCACCAACCGGCTGCGCCCCGTGCCCGCCTGGGACCCGCAGCACGCCTGGCAGGGCTGGGCCCCGACCCCCGCCGAGCCCGTGCAGGGCTTCACCGTCATGGCGAACGCGCGCGGGATCGCCTCCCCGCTCGGCGTCGAGTTCGCGCCCCCGCACCGCGCCAACCGCATTCGCGAGCTGCTCAGCGGCTCCGCGGACTGGTCCCCGAAGGCGATGGCCGACGTACACCGGGACACGCACCTGGCCTCGGCCGCGCCCCTGCTCGCCCTGCTCCCGGGCTTCGAGGACCTGACCCCTGCGGCGCAGGCGCTGCGCGAGCGGCTGCTGGCCTGGGACCGGCACATGGCGGCCGACAGCACCGACGCCACCGTCTTCTCGGCCTTCCGGACCGCGATCGTACGCCGCTTCGCCGCCGATCCCGTCTTCTCGGACCTGTGGGGTGCGCCGACCGGCCCGGACGTCTTCCATCCCTGGCTGTACCTGGTCCCGCGGATCGGCTACGCCCTCGAAGGCCTGCTCACCACCTCCCTCGTCCCCGGCCTCGACCGTGCGGCGCACGTCCGCGCCGCGCTGGAGGAGACGGCCGCGGCCGGCGCCCCCGACACCCCCTGGTCCGAGGTCCACCGCCTGACCCCCTGGCAGGCCGTGCCCGACCCGGAGGCCACGGAGTGGCCCGGCCTCGGCGGCGACCACGACTGCGTGAACGCCACCTCCACCGTGCCCGGCTTCACGGACCTCACCGCCCGTGCATCGGCGGCCCGTTACGTCTGGGACCTCGCCCGCCGCGAGGACAGCCTCTGGGCGGTCCCGCTCGGCGCGGACGGCGTCACCGGCTCACCCCACCACCGCGATCAGCTGCCCCAGTGGGCGCACTGCGAACTCGTCCCCGTCGTCACCGACTGGACCCGGCTCACCAAGGAATCGATATGACCGCCACCGCCACCGCCTCCGTCTCCGCGAGACAGCCCGTTCACACCCACCACGTCGAGGGCTTCGGCACGGTCACCATCACCCCCGTCGACCCGGCCGCCGACTCCGACCTGATCCACAGCTGGGTCACGCAGGAGCGGGCCCGCTTCTGGGGCATGGGCGAGGCCGGCCGCGAACTGGTCCAGGAGATCTACGAGGACGTCGACCGCCGCACCACCCACCACGCCTACATGGTCAGCCGCGACGGCGAGCAAGTCGCGCTGTTCCAGACGTACGACTGCGCCGAGGACCGGGTCAGCGAGTGCTACGAGGTCCAGCCCGGGGACGTCGGCGTGCACCTGCTGATCGGCCCGATCGAGGGTGCGGCCGAGCACGGCTTCACCGGGGCCCTGATGACCGCCTTCATCGGGTTCGTGTTCTCCGACGGCACCGCGCGGCGCGTGGTCGTCGAACCGGACGCCCGCAACACCAAGGCCGTCGCCCGCATGGAGCGCTCCGGCTTCGTGCTCGGACCGGAGGTCGTCCTCCCGGAGATCGACCTGCCCGAGGTCTACCTCCCGGCGAAGCCGGCCCGGCTGGCCTTCTTCAACGCTCCGGGAGCCGCTTCGGAAGGCACTTCGGGAGGCACTTCGGGAGCCGCTTCGGCAACCGGCTGACCCGAGCCGCCCCTTCGACCGGGCGTCCGGCGAACGGAACCCGCCCACCGGGCGGTTCCGCGAGCCGGGCGCCCGGCGGCGTGTCCGGCCGCGAACGCTCCCCTGCAACGCGCAGGCAGTCGCAGACGCTCCCCGGCGCTCGCCCGCGAAAAGGCTGCACCCCGGGGGGATTCCCGATTCCCATTGACCTCGCGCGTCTCCCCCCGGGAAGCTGATGCCCACTCAAAGCATGTTGAGGTGGGGGACATTGACCAGTCAGAACCTGCACATCGGTCCGGACGCGGCGGCGGACCGGTACCGCCTGCTCCGGTCGATCGGGCGCGGCGGGGAGGCCGTGCTCTATCTCGCGGAGATCGAACTCGCCGGCGGATCCGAGCCCGTGGTCGTCAAGGTGCTCGACTCCAAGACGACCATCACGCCCGACGTCTTCGACCGGATCAGCCAGAAGTGGAACGAGCAGGCCGAACTGCTGCGGTTCGTCCACCGGCCCGGAGTCGTCGGCGTACGGGAGCACTTCGAGGGGCCGCCGATCCACCGGCCCGGGGAGTCCTCGACCCTCACCGGGCGGGCGCTCGTCCTCGTCATGAACCACGTCGACGGGCTGGACCTGCGGGACTGGCGGGCCGAGCGGACCCTCGCCACCGCCGCCGAACGGCGCGAGGTGATGCGCACGCTGGAGCAGCTGGCCGACGTACTGGACTGGCTGCACTCGGGCAAGGCCACCCCGTCGGGCCGCCAGGTCATCCACGGCGACCTCTCCCCCGGCAATGTGATGGTCGACGAGCACGGGCAGGCCACGCTGGTGGACTTCGGCCTCAGCAAGCTGACCGCCGACCACCAGACGGCGGAGGTCTGGTTCACCCCGGGCTACGCCGCTCCCGAGGTCTTCGACGGCAAGCGGACGCCGGGCACGGACCGGTACGCCTTCGGGGCGATCGCGTACTTCCTGCTGAGCGGGGAGTCGCCGCCCGCCACGGCGGAGCAGCTGGCGCACGCCCTGGCGGCGCTCCCGCAGATCGCCGCGCTGGACGCCGAGCAGCGGGCGCGGATCACCTCGATCTACGCGGCCGACCCGGGGAAGCGGCCGGTGAACCTGGCCGGCTGGATGAAGGACGTCCGCCACGCGGTGGTGTCGACGACCACCTCCACCTCGCAGCGGGTCGTGCAGGACACCCCGCCGCGCCCGGCCGCGCCGCCGGTGTCGGTGGTCCCCCCGCAGCCCGCCACGCCGCCGCCGGTGGCCGCGCAGCCCACGACCCCGCCGCCGGTGGCTGCTCAGCCCGTGTCCCAGCCTCCCGTGTCGCAGCCGCCCGTGTCCCAGCCTCCCGCGGCACCGCCGCCCGCGGCGTACGTGCCCACGGCCGCGGCGACGGTGCCGGATCCCGGCCCTGATCCGGCCACGGTCCCGGCCCAGGCCCCGCTCCCCGAGTCGGTGCCCGCCGGGTACGGGCCGACGTACCACCTGAACCCGGCACCGGCTCCAATGCCGGCCCCCGTCCCGGCCCCCGAGCCGCCGCGCCCGAAGAAGCGGCGGACCGGCCTGATCCTCGGCTCGGCGGCCGCGGTGCTGGTGCTGGCCGCCCTCGCGGTGGCCGGCGTACAGCTCCTGGGCGACAAGGACAAGGACAAGAGCGGGGGCGTCCAGGCGGGCGGCTCCACCCCGAGCGCCGGAGGCGCCACCAGCGCTCCCGCCGATCCCATGCCCTCCGCCTCGCGCGCCACCCCGTCGGACCCGCCGGGCAGCGGGTCCGGCCCGTCGGGCAGTCCGGGGCCGAGCGACCCCGGCACCGCGCCCGCGAGCAACGTGGCGGACCTGACCAACCTCCAGCCCATCGACGGGCTGAACGGCCTGCGGGTGGAGGCCGCCACGCTGAACACCAAGTCCTACGGCAGCTCCTTCATCGCGGACTGCTCGCAGACCTCGTCCGCCGAGTTCAACCTCAACCGGGCCTGGTCCCAGCTGGAGTTCACGGCCGGGATCGCCGACAACTCGCCCGTCGAGCGGGGCCGCATCTCCGTCTCCATCGACGACCAGCCCGCCCTCTTCAACGAGGAGGTCGTCCTGGGCAAGCCGGTCTCCAAGACGGTGGAGGTCAAGGGCGCCCTGCGGCTGCGGATCCGGGTGGAGGACACCTGCGGCCTCAAGGACGGGTACGTCG of the Streptomyces sp. NBC_01294 genome contains:
- a CDS encoding penicillin acylase family protein; the protein is MSSESDPESYARAQGGPRGETSASYDVYRDPWGIPHLRASDELRLAYAQGRVTAFDRAWQLEVERHRAEGSSASFLGADSVSWDRFARQCRLADTARRCYEAMAADDPGTAAWVRAYVDGVNDGLAAGAARDERFARTGLSPAPWEPWVPLAIWIATHILFAGFATKLWRERVARALGDEAVTLFATDGPGTAGSNGWLVPGDRTTTGAAIIAGDPHRFIEDPGVYQQIRLSCPDYDVLGLAVPGVPGLAHFGHTGSAAWAITNAMADYQDLYVEQLRRGADSAVEALGPDGVWESVTRHTETISVAGGDDVEVEILETARGPVIIHADGEPGANPGGDPAAEADGSTQTLSLRYPPRVRRDLGFAALPALLRARTVADIDRALDGWAEPVNVVHAADTAGGLLHRVAGAVPLRHRTNRLRPVPAWDPQHAWQGWAPTPAEPVQGFTVMANARGIASPLGVEFAPPHRANRIRELLSGSADWSPKAMADVHRDTHLASAAPLLALLPGFEDLTPAAQALRERLLAWDRHMAADSTDATVFSAFRTAIVRRFAADPVFSDLWGAPTGPDVFHPWLYLVPRIGYALEGLLTTSLVPGLDRAAHVRAALEETAAAGAPDTPWSEVHRLTPWQAVPDPEATEWPGLGGDHDCVNATSTVPGFTDLTARASAARYVWDLARREDSLWAVPLGADGVTGSPHHRDQLPQWAHCELVPVVTDWTRLTKESI
- a CDS encoding GNAT family N-acetyltransferase; its protein translation is MTATATASVSARQPVHTHHVEGFGTVTITPVDPAADSDLIHSWVTQERARFWGMGEAGRELVQEIYEDVDRRTTHHAYMVSRDGEQVALFQTYDCAEDRVSECYEVQPGDVGVHLLIGPIEGAAEHGFTGALMTAFIGFVFSDGTARRVVVEPDARNTKAVARMERSGFVLGPEVVLPEIDLPEVYLPAKPARLAFFNAPGAASEGTSGGTSGAASATG
- a CDS encoding serine/threonine protein kinase; translation: MTSQNLHIGPDAAADRYRLLRSIGRGGEAVLYLAEIELAGGSEPVVVKVLDSKTTITPDVFDRISQKWNEQAELLRFVHRPGVVGVREHFEGPPIHRPGESSTLTGRALVLVMNHVDGLDLRDWRAERTLATAAERREVMRTLEQLADVLDWLHSGKATPSGRQVIHGDLSPGNVMVDEHGQATLVDFGLSKLTADHQTAEVWFTPGYAAPEVFDGKRTPGTDRYAFGAIAYFLLSGESPPATAEQLAHALAALPQIAALDAEQRARITSIYAADPGKRPVNLAGWMKDVRHAVVSTTTSTSQRVVQDTPPRPAAPPVSVVPPQPATPPPVAAQPTTPPPVAAQPVSQPPVSQPPVSQPPAAPPPAAYVPTAAATVPDPGPDPATVPAQAPLPESVPAGYGPTYHLNPAPAPMPAPVPAPEPPRPKKRRTGLILGSAAAVLVLAALAVAGVQLLGDKDKDKSGGVQAGGSTPSAGGATSAPADPMPSASRATPSDPPGSGSGPSGSPGPSDPGTAPASNVADLTNLQPIDGLNGLRVEAATLNTKSYGSSFIADCSQTSSAEFNLNRAWSQLEFTAGIADNSPVERGRISVSIDDQPALFNEEVVLGKPVSKTVEVKGALRLRIRVEDTCGLKDGYVVLASPTLKR